The Saccharopolyspora gloriosae genome window below encodes:
- a CDS encoding T3SS effector HopA1 family protein → MRTDEVGSALNDEVRRWAEQVRAHVSRTGAAGLRRESDGAVVNAADGTSVAVVRSWLYHDVHLTGNAPETTTADERVLGRLVAAVDGSYPSTGWHPIGPPQGGNRQIRRHGVRLLVPVSSATPGPEPGTLTVALPRSQRAPLVGWFGVVSAWGAPARLENRIYLHLADVGDGCAEVLEALDALREVRWRAKFCTSTGAGDRPDNVVIYLAAARRADVLAALMRARPALADPVPGFAFRCGTGIASAHGALAGGEHSFGVEVAHLFATFLVEAGREGRPVRAERLVEQLRPHVLEEPA, encoded by the coding sequence ATGCGCACCGACGAGGTCGGCTCGGCCTTGAACGACGAGGTCCGGCGGTGGGCCGAGCAGGTCCGCGCTCACGTGTCCCGGACCGGGGCCGCAGGGCTGCGGCGCGAATCCGACGGCGCCGTCGTGAACGCTGCGGACGGCACTTCGGTCGCGGTGGTCCGGAGCTGGCTCTACCACGACGTCCACCTGACCGGGAACGCTCCGGAGACCACCACTGCCGACGAACGCGTCCTCGGACGACTCGTCGCCGCGGTGGACGGGTCGTATCCGAGCACCGGATGGCACCCGATCGGACCGCCGCAGGGCGGAAACCGGCAGATTCGACGGCACGGGGTGCGACTGCTGGTCCCGGTATCGAGCGCGACCCCTGGTCCGGAGCCGGGAACGCTGACCGTCGCACTGCCCCGATCGCAGCGGGCCCCGCTGGTCGGATGGTTCGGAGTGGTGAGCGCCTGGGGAGCGCCCGCCCGGCTGGAGAACCGGATCTACTTGCACCTGGCAGACGTCGGAGACGGGTGCGCCGAGGTGCTCGAGGCCCTCGACGCGCTGCGCGAAGTCCGGTGGCGCGCGAAGTTCTGCACCTCGACCGGGGCGGGCGACCGCCCGGACAACGTGGTGATCTACCTGGCCGCGGCGCGGCGTGCCGATGTGCTGGCGGCGTTGATGCGGGCGCGTCCCGCGCTGGCCGACCCCGTGCCGGGCTTCGCGTTCCGCTGCGGCACCGGCATCGCGAGCGCCCACGGCGCGCTCGCCGGCGGGGAGCACAGCTTCGGGGTCGAGGTGGCCCACCTGTTCGCCACGTTCCTGGTCGAGGCAGGCCGAGAGGGGCGACCGGTGCGCGCCGAACGGCTCGTCGAACAGCTACGCCCGCACGTTCTGGAGGAACCCGCATGA
- a CDS encoding methyltransferase, whose amino-acid sequence MDAASAGVPEAELIGEVVGQADLLAPMVLRTAATLRLVDLVESGADTALDLAGRLDADVYRVDVLVANLVDLGVLVRSGDRLAVTGKGALLGSEHPARLRSLLDSDGCAGRADLAATWLKDSVLRGVPAYELAYGRGYWADVDARPELAEHLQSLRVRSGVFDEDLIVESPDWAAADSVVDVGGGDGGLLSRLLRRHPHLSGSVVDLPPFAEHAARLFEEHGLGDRARAIGGSFFDPLPAGADVYLLSSILYDWDDDAAVRLLRNCASAAGSSGSILVCEITLDGWGEFPDNGTKLRMAAMVPGRERSLARLSELANAAGLTLSGQRGPTRYRSYQRFQVS is encoded by the coding sequence GTGGATGCTGCATCCGCGGGTGTTCCGGAAGCGGAATTGATCGGAGAGGTGGTCGGCCAGGCCGACCTGCTCGCTCCGATGGTGCTGCGGACGGCCGCGACGTTGCGGCTCGTGGACCTGGTCGAATCAGGCGCGGACACCGCACTGGACCTCGCCGGACGGCTCGATGCGGACGTCTACCGCGTGGACGTGCTGGTGGCGAACCTGGTCGACCTGGGAGTGCTGGTGCGCAGCGGGGATCGGCTCGCTGTGACCGGCAAGGGCGCCTTGCTCGGGTCGGAGCATCCGGCGCGGCTGCGCAGCCTGCTGGATTCCGACGGCTGCGCGGGGCGGGCCGACCTGGCCGCCACCTGGCTGAAGGACAGCGTGCTGCGCGGGGTGCCCGCGTACGAGCTGGCCTACGGGCGGGGGTACTGGGCGGACGTGGACGCGCGGCCCGAGCTCGCCGAACATCTGCAGTCCCTGCGCGTGCGGTCCGGGGTCTTCGACGAAGACCTGATCGTGGAGTCGCCGGACTGGGCCGCGGCCGACTCGGTGGTGGACGTCGGCGGCGGCGACGGGGGCCTGCTGTCCCGCTTGCTGCGGCGGCATCCGCACTTGAGCGGCAGCGTCGTCGACTTGCCTCCGTTCGCCGAGCACGCGGCGCGGCTGTTCGAGGAGCACGGGCTCGGTGACCGGGCCCGCGCGATCGGCGGGAGCTTCTTCGACCCGCTGCCGGCAGGGGCCGACGTGTACTTGCTGTCGAGCATTCTCTACGACTGGGACGACGACGCTGCGGTGCGCTTGTTGCGCAATTGCGCTAGCGCGGCCGGGTCATCGGGTTCGATCCTGGTGTGCGAGATAACCCTGGACGGGTGGGGTGAATTCCCGGACAACGGGACCAAACTCCGGATGGCTGCCATGGTGCCCGGCCGGGAACGGAGTCTCGCGCGATTGTCCGAACTCGCGAACGCCGCGGGTCTGACGTTGTCCGGGCAGCGCGGTCCGACGCGCTATCGCAGTTATCAGCGATTCCAGGTTTCTTGA
- a CDS encoding ABC transporter ATP-binding protein, producing MTMSNGTAARGAIPHHREDATVSVRDLVYRYGEFVAVEGVSFSIRRGEVFALLGTNGAGKTTTLEVLEGFRKPTSGSVEVLGHSPFQERFEVQARTGIMLQESGLIDEMTVVQMLELWQRLSPRDDDPSRLLDLVHLVERRDVPVSSLSGGEKRRLDFAMSVWGSPEFVVLDEPTTGLDPQSRDQLWQVVQRIRDDGATILLTTHYLEEAEALADRVAIMNSGRVAVAGTMSEVLATVPARISAVSTSLPGHVLGGLDREVLGELTLTTEGAQVFLSLETRQLQRDLTRLLDWARQHDVHLDELRASPASLSEVFMAVPRNDSAFGDTAVRAEGARN from the coding sequence ATGACGATGAGCAACGGCACCGCGGCCCGCGGCGCCATTCCGCACCACCGGGAAGACGCGACGGTATCCGTGCGCGATCTGGTCTACCGCTACGGCGAATTCGTCGCCGTCGAAGGCGTGAGCTTCTCCATCCGGCGCGGTGAGGTGTTCGCGCTGCTCGGTACCAACGGTGCAGGTAAGACCACGACGCTGGAAGTGCTCGAAGGGTTCCGCAAACCCACTTCGGGTTCGGTCGAGGTGCTCGGCCACTCGCCGTTCCAGGAACGGTTCGAGGTTCAGGCGCGCACCGGGATCATGCTCCAGGAATCCGGGCTGATCGACGAGATGACCGTCGTGCAGATGCTGGAGCTGTGGCAACGGCTGAGCCCGCGGGACGATGACCCGAGCCGCCTGTTGGATCTCGTGCACCTGGTCGAACGCCGCGACGTCCCCGTCTCCTCGCTGTCCGGCGGGGAGAAGCGCCGGCTCGACTTCGCGATGTCGGTGTGGGGATCGCCGGAGTTCGTCGTCCTCGACGAACCCACCACCGGCCTGGATCCGCAGTCGCGCGACCAGCTGTGGCAGGTCGTGCAGCGAATCCGGGACGACGGCGCGACGATCCTGCTCACGACGCACTACCTGGAGGAGGCCGAAGCCCTGGCGGACCGGGTAGCGATCATGAACTCCGGGCGCGTCGCGGTCGCCGGCACCATGTCGGAGGTCTTGGCCACCGTGCCCGCGAGGATCAGCGCGGTGTCCACGTCGCTGCCCGGTCACGTGCTCGGCGGTCTCGACCGCGAGGTCCTCGGTGAGCTCACCCTCACCACCGAAGGAGCCCAGGTCTTCCTGAGCCTGGAAACCCGGCAGTTGCAGCGGGACCTGACCCGGTTGCTCGACTGGGCCAGGCAGCACGACGTCCACCTCGACGAGCTCCGGGCGAGCCCGGCGAGCTTGTCGGAAGTGTTCATGGCCGTGCCGCGGAACGACTCCGCGTTCGGCGACACCGCTGTGCGAGCCGAAGGAGCGCGGAACTGA
- a CDS encoding ABC transporter permease has protein sequence MRGIKPTIGLALSELALLVRQRTMVALVLLLPAVLVFMAGVVEKPQTPEAWAAIAARNCVAILCITVYFISTSTLTARRQTLALKRFRTSGIPDAGLLIGLLSPAVVAGLVQSLIYFGGILAMGAPMPRQPGVLVVALVSGIVVATVAGTVTSAVTATPERAQFTMMPLLGVALGGAALITAVNDPLLGRIALVGPLVSNVDMIFKAWGGPQLGVQLPAGTWFAIGAGAVLIWLVIFSYAARRFFRWDARK, from the coding sequence ATGCGCGGAATCAAACCGACGATCGGCCTGGCTCTGTCGGAGCTGGCATTGCTGGTTCGACAGCGCACCATGGTGGCGCTGGTGCTGCTGCTGCCAGCCGTGCTGGTCTTCATGGCGGGCGTGGTGGAGAAGCCGCAGACCCCCGAGGCGTGGGCCGCCATCGCGGCGCGCAACTGCGTGGCGATCCTGTGCATCACGGTGTACTTCATCTCGACGAGCACGCTGACCGCGCGGCGCCAGACGCTGGCGCTCAAGCGGTTCCGCACCAGCGGCATCCCGGACGCGGGGCTGCTGATCGGGCTGCTGTCCCCCGCCGTCGTCGCCGGCCTGGTGCAGTCGCTGATCTACTTCGGCGGGATCCTCGCGATGGGGGCCCCGATGCCGCGTCAACCCGGAGTGCTGGTGGTGGCCCTGGTCAGCGGAATCGTCGTGGCGACCGTGGCGGGCACGGTGACCAGCGCAGTCACCGCGACACCGGAGCGGGCGCAGTTCACGATGATGCCGCTGCTGGGAGTGGCGCTCGGTGGTGCCGCGCTGATCACGGCGGTCAACGATCCGCTGCTGGGCCGGATCGCACTCGTCGGCCCCCTTGTGTCCAATGTGGACATGATCTTCAAGGCATGGGGCGGCCCGCAACTCGGCGTGCAACTGCCCGCCGGGACGTGGTTCGCGATCGGCGCCGGTGCCGTGCTGATCTGGCTGGTGATCTTCTCTTACGCCGCGCGCCGGTTCTTCCGCTGGGACGCCCGGAAATGA
- a CDS encoding aminoglycoside phosphotransferase family protein, with product MTGHAPAHDSCPWDTAWDTAERIPHHDRVRLTERDGSRYVLKVARPSTPLEHEATVARCAADVRVDNRPIADRSLRADSAMLVTACDPTAESLHDRLLRRWEAPPLTGVGRALAAMHGHRAPVRLPDARPERPRFFPLTPEQHAAMPIGTVQVLRVLDEHRDARDLLETAAARPPKARTLVHGDCKPDNIRLRRDGSVLFIDWELGGAGDPIEDLAGAVGALIAVSVQDRLATAGPTAADIGRALSEGMNRAWECVATMLAAYADAGAEVADLDDLVLLTAVKVLCRAQVQAALMGKVGATAHVLLQAALAITRNRDRVAGLLR from the coding sequence ATGACCGGCCACGCGCCCGCCCACGACTCGTGCCCGTGGGACACGGCTTGGGACACGGCCGAGCGCATCCCCCACCACGACCGGGTCCGCCTCACCGAACGCGACGGGTCGCGCTACGTGCTCAAGGTCGCCCGCCCGTCGACACCGCTGGAGCACGAGGCGACCGTGGCCCGGTGCGCCGCCGATGTCCGCGTCGACAACCGGCCGATCGCGGACCGGTCGTTGCGCGCCGACTCGGCGATGCTCGTCACCGCCTGCGATCCCACCGCCGAAAGCCTGCACGACCGGCTGCTGCGGCGGTGGGAGGCGCCGCCGCTGACCGGTGTGGGGCGAGCGCTCGCCGCGATGCACGGCCACCGGGCGCCGGTCCGGCTCCCCGATGCTCGGCCGGAACGGCCGCGGTTCTTCCCGCTCACCCCCGAGCAGCACGCCGCGATGCCGATCGGCACGGTCCAGGTGCTCCGCGTCCTCGACGAGCACCGCGATGCGCGAGACCTGCTGGAAACCGCCGCCGCTCGTCCGCCGAAGGCCCGGACTCTGGTCCACGGGGACTGCAAGCCGGACAACATCCGGCTGCGGCGGGACGGATCGGTTCTGTTCATCGACTGGGAGCTCGGCGGGGCCGGAGATCCGATCGAGGACCTGGCCGGGGCGGTGGGGGCCCTGATCGCGGTCTCGGTGCAGGACCGGCTGGCCACCGCGGGCCCGACCGCCGCGGACATCGGCCGCGCTCTGTCCGAGGGGATGAACCGGGCGTGGGAGTGCGTCGCGACGATGCTCGCGGCGTACGCCGACGCCGGGGCCGAGGTCGCGGACCTCGACGACCTCGTGCTGCTCACCGCCGTGAAGGTGCTGTGCCGCGCCCAAGTGCAGGCCGCACTGATGGGCAAAGTCGGTGCGACCGCGCACGTGCTGCTGCAGGCGGCGCTCGCCATCACTCGCAACCGCGACCGCGTGGCCGGACTGCTGCGTTGA
- the rsmD gene encoding 16S rRNA (guanine(966)-N(2))-methyltransferase RsmD codes for MTRIVAGSAGGRRIEVPPRGTRPTSDRVREAVFSALEAAVDLDGARVLDLYGGSGALGLEALSRGAGHATFVEADRRAAQIIRRNAGTLGFRDVAVEQAKAETALATPPAEPYDLVLADPPYDLDPARLAQVLAALATGGWTAPGGLVVLEQSTRTGDPAWPAPLIPDRTRRYGDTAVHWAHLEEDPEPAD; via the coding sequence GTGACGCGGATCGTGGCAGGCAGTGCGGGAGGCCGTCGGATCGAGGTCCCGCCGCGCGGGACCCGCCCCACCTCGGACCGGGTCCGGGAAGCCGTGTTCAGCGCCCTCGAAGCGGCCGTCGACCTCGACGGCGCTCGGGTGCTCGACCTCTACGGCGGCTCCGGCGCGCTCGGTCTCGAAGCGCTCTCCCGCGGGGCCGGGCACGCCACCTTCGTCGAGGCCGACCGGCGGGCCGCGCAGATCATCCGCCGCAACGCCGGCACCCTCGGATTCCGCGACGTCGCCGTCGAACAGGCCAAGGCCGAGACCGCACTCGCGACCCCGCCCGCCGAGCCCTACGACCTGGTGCTCGCCGACCCGCCCTACGACCTCGACCCCGCCCGGCTGGCCCAGGTCCTGGCCGCGCTGGCCACCGGCGGCTGGACCGCGCCCGGCGGACTCGTCGTCCTGGAGCAGTCGACCCGCACCGGCGACCCGGCGTGGCCCGCCCCGCTCATCCCGGACCGCACCCGCCGCTACGGCGACACCGCCGTGCACTGGGCCCACCTCGAAGAAGACCCAGAACCCGCCGACTAG
- a CDS encoding L,D-transpeptidase — MRNVNKRLGRVATVAALVAGGALTGAAAYADAGDVTPCQATAKACVDLSSKQAWLQENGTGFYGPVPLTSGKVGAETPVGTHQVLWKDADHRSTEFNNAPMPNSVFFTKTGVAFHEGSLEQESNGCIHLSTTASKKFFDSLNPGDEVQVVQ; from the coding sequence ATGCGCAACGTGAACAAGCGTCTCGGCAGAGTGGCCACCGTGGCCGCCCTGGTCGCCGGGGGTGCGCTCACCGGTGCCGCCGCCTACGCGGACGCCGGCGACGTGACGCCGTGCCAGGCGACGGCGAAGGCCTGCGTGGACCTGTCGTCCAAGCAGGCCTGGCTGCAGGAGAACGGCACGGGCTTCTACGGCCCGGTACCGCTGACCTCCGGCAAGGTCGGCGCGGAAACACCGGTCGGGACGCACCAGGTGCTCTGGAAGGACGCCGACCACCGCAGCACCGAGTTCAACAACGCGCCCATGCCGAACTCGGTGTTCTTCACCAAGACCGGGGTCGCCTTCCACGAAGGCAGCCTCGAACAGGAGTCCAACGGCTGCATCCACCTGTCGACGACCGCGTCGAAGAAGTTCTTCGACTCGCTCAACCCCGGCGACGAGGTCCAGGTCGTCCAGTAG
- a CDS encoding SAM-dependent methyltransferase — protein sequence MELPRGADISKSSASRIYDYGLGGSHNFAVDRRVLDEIKKIYPATPQPARDNRAFLGRAVRYCLQAGIRQFLDLGSGMPTVGNVHEIAQRDAPEARVVYVDIDSVAVAYSRSLLEGNSNTRVLHADMREPESILADPDALELLDFDEPVAVLMVAMTHYLTKEDDPAAALAAYREVMRPGSFLVFSHMTADDYPEVHRTAEAFNAGSSEQLVLRSREEITGLLADFDFVEPGLVYPAQWRPDGPPAAGHDPSRAACYAAVATPRS from the coding sequence GTGGAGCTGCCCCGAGGTGCCGACATCAGCAAGTCGAGCGCGTCCCGGATCTACGACTACGGCCTCGGCGGCTCGCACAACTTCGCGGTCGACCGCAGGGTCCTCGACGAGATCAAGAAGATCTACCCGGCGACGCCGCAGCCCGCGCGGGACAACCGCGCCTTCCTCGGCCGCGCCGTGCGGTACTGCCTGCAGGCCGGGATCCGGCAGTTCCTCGACCTCGGTTCCGGCATGCCGACCGTCGGCAACGTGCACGAGATCGCGCAGCGCGACGCCCCGGAGGCGCGCGTGGTCTACGTGGACATCGACTCCGTCGCCGTCGCCTACAGCCGATCGCTGCTCGAAGGGAACTCGAACACGCGCGTGCTGCACGCCGACATGCGCGAACCGGAGTCGATCCTCGCCGACCCCGACGCGCTGGAGCTGCTCGACTTCGACGAGCCGGTCGCGGTGCTGATGGTGGCCATGACGCACTACCTCACCAAGGAGGACGACCCGGCCGCCGCGCTCGCCGCGTACCGCGAGGTGATGCGGCCCGGCTCGTTCCTGGTGTTCTCGCACATGACGGCCGACGACTACCCCGAGGTGCACCGCACGGCGGAGGCCTTCAACGCGGGAAGTTCGGAGCAGCTGGTGCTGCGGTCCCGCGAGGAGATCACCGGGCTGCTGGCCGACTTCGACTTCGTCGAGCCCGGCCTGGTGTACCCGGCGCAGTGGCGCCCGGACGGCCCACCGGCGGCGGGCCACGACCCGTCCCGCGCCGCCTGCTACGCCGCCGTAGCGACCCCGCGCAGCTGA
- a CDS encoding pyruvate carboxylase, translating into MFRKVLVANRGEIAIRAFRAGYELGAGTVAVFPHEDRNSLHRLKADESYEIGEPGHPVRAYLSVDEIIKAAQTAGADAIYPGYGFLSENPDLAKACHDAGITFVGPSHDILEMTGNKATAVAAAREAGVPVLDSSAPSADIDELMSVGESLQFPVFVKAVAGGGGRGMRRVAEFGALREALEAAMREAESAFGDPTVILEQAVVNPRHIEVQILADQAGNVIHLYERDCSVQRRHQKVIEIAPAPNLDPELRERICADAVAFARKIGYVNAGTVEFLVDEQGRHVFIEMNPRIQVEHTVTEEVTDADLVQSQLRIAAGETLADLGMTQDEVRLRGAALQCRITTEDPTNGFRPDTGMISAYRSPGGAGIRLDGGTAFAGTSISAHFDSMLVKLSCRGRNFPTAVARARRALAEFRIRGVATNIPFLQAVLDNDDFAEGRVTTSFIEERPHLLTARHSADRGTRLLNYLADVTVNQPNGSRPTVPDPVFKLPDIDLTAPPRQGSKQRLTELGPEGFARWMRESDAVGVTDTTFRDAHQSLLATRVRSKDLLAVAPHVARMTPELLSLECWGGATYDVALRFLAEDPWERLAKLREAVPNICLQMLLRGRNTVGYTPYPTEVTEHFVQEATDTGIDIFRIFDALNDIEQMRPAIRAVRDTGKSVAEVALCYTGDLLDPAEKIYTLDYYLRLAEQIVDAGAHVLAIKDMAGLLRAPAAAELVTALRREFDLPVHLHTHDTPGGQLATYLAAVQSGVDAVDGASASLAGTTSQPALSSVVAATDHTDRATGLDLRAVCDLEPYWESVRKIYLPFEAGLAAPTGRVYRHEIPGGQLSNLRTQAVALGLGDKFEEIEAMYEAADRILGRLVKVTPSSKVVGDLALHLVGAGVDPADFEAEPRRFDIPDSVIGFLQGELGEPPAGWPEPFRTRALEGRTGERALAELTAEDRTGLVEDRRATLNRLLFAKPTKEFTEHREAYGDTSLLRSKDFFYGLRPGEEYSVDLDQGVRLLIGLEAISEADERGMRTVMAILNGQLRPIQVRDRSVATDLPVAEKADRGSPGHVPSPFAGVVTLAVAEGDEVSSGQTVATIEAMKMEAAITAPQAGRVKRLAIGKVQQVEGGDLIIEIG; encoded by the coding sequence ATGTTTCGCAAGGTCCTCGTCGCCAACCGTGGCGAAATCGCGATTCGAGCCTTCCGCGCGGGCTATGAGCTCGGCGCGGGCACCGTCGCGGTGTTCCCGCACGAAGACCGCAACTCGTTGCACCGCTTGAAGGCCGACGAGTCCTACGAGATCGGCGAGCCCGGACATCCCGTCCGCGCCTACCTGTCGGTCGACGAGATCATCAAAGCGGCGCAGACCGCGGGCGCCGACGCGATCTACCCGGGTTACGGCTTCCTGTCGGAGAACCCGGACCTGGCCAAGGCGTGCCACGACGCGGGCATCACCTTCGTCGGACCGAGCCACGACATCCTCGAGATGACGGGGAACAAGGCCACCGCCGTCGCCGCCGCCCGCGAGGCGGGCGTGCCGGTGCTGGACTCCTCAGCCCCCTCCGCGGACATCGACGAGCTCATGTCCGTCGGCGAATCCCTCCAGTTCCCCGTGTTCGTCAAGGCCGTCGCCGGTGGCGGTGGTCGCGGCATGCGCCGCGTCGCCGAGTTCGGCGCGCTGCGCGAAGCCCTCGAAGCCGCCATGCGCGAAGCGGAGTCCGCCTTCGGCGACCCGACGGTGATCCTCGAGCAGGCCGTGGTGAACCCGCGGCACATCGAGGTGCAGATCCTCGCCGACCAGGCCGGCAACGTGATCCACCTCTACGAGCGGGACTGCTCGGTGCAGCGTCGGCACCAGAAGGTCATCGAGATCGCGCCCGCCCCGAACCTGGACCCGGAGCTGCGCGAACGCATCTGCGCCGACGCGGTCGCCTTCGCCCGCAAGATCGGCTACGTCAACGCGGGCACCGTCGAGTTCCTCGTCGACGAGCAGGGCAGGCACGTGTTCATCGAGATGAACCCGCGCATCCAGGTCGAGCACACCGTCACCGAAGAGGTCACCGACGCCGACCTCGTGCAGTCGCAGCTGCGCATCGCCGCCGGTGAGACGCTCGCCGACCTCGGCATGACGCAGGACGAGGTGCGGCTGCGCGGCGCCGCGCTGCAGTGCCGCATCACCACCGAGGACCCCACCAACGGGTTCCGCCCGGACACCGGCATGATCAGCGCCTACCGCTCGCCGGGCGGCGCCGGAATCCGGCTCGACGGCGGCACCGCGTTCGCCGGGACCAGCATCAGCGCGCACTTCGACTCGATGCTGGTGAAGCTGTCCTGCCGCGGGCGGAACTTCCCGACCGCCGTGGCCCGCGCACGGCGCGCCCTCGCCGAGTTCCGGATCCGCGGCGTCGCGACGAACATCCCGTTCCTGCAGGCGGTGCTGGACAACGACGACTTCGCCGAGGGGCGCGTGACGACCTCGTTCATCGAGGAACGCCCGCACCTGCTCACGGCGCGCCACTCCGCGGACCGCGGCACCCGGCTGCTGAACTACCTGGCCGACGTCACCGTGAACCAGCCCAACGGGTCGCGGCCGACCGTTCCGGACCCGGTGTTCAAGCTGCCCGACATCGACCTGACGGCACCGCCGCGGCAGGGGTCCAAGCAGCGGCTCACCGAGCTCGGCCCGGAGGGCTTCGCGCGCTGGATGCGGGAATCCGACGCCGTAGGCGTCACCGACACGACCTTCCGCGACGCCCACCAGTCGCTGCTGGCGACCCGGGTGCGCAGCAAGGACCTGCTGGCCGTGGCGCCGCACGTGGCGCGGATGACGCCGGAGCTGCTGTCGCTGGAGTGCTGGGGCGGCGCCACCTACGACGTGGCGCTGCGGTTCCTGGCGGAGGACCCGTGGGAGCGGCTGGCGAAGCTGCGCGAGGCGGTGCCCAACATCTGCCTGCAGATGCTGCTGCGCGGGCGCAACACCGTCGGCTACACGCCGTACCCCACCGAGGTGACCGAGCACTTCGTGCAGGAGGCCACCGACACCGGCATCGACATCTTCCGGATCTTCGACGCGCTCAACGACATCGAGCAGATGCGCCCGGCGATCCGGGCCGTGCGCGACACCGGGAAGTCCGTGGCCGAGGTGGCGCTGTGCTACACCGGCGACCTGCTGGACCCGGCCGAGAAGATCTACACGCTGGACTACTACCTGCGGCTGGCCGAGCAGATCGTCGACGCGGGCGCGCACGTGCTGGCGATCAAGGACATGGCCGGGTTGCTGCGCGCTCCGGCCGCGGCGGAGCTGGTCACCGCGCTGCGCAGGGAGTTCGACCTGCCGGTGCACCTGCACACCCACGACACGCCGGGCGGGCAGCTGGCGACCTACCTGGCCGCCGTGCAGTCCGGGGTGGACGCCGTCGACGGGGCTTCGGCCTCGCTGGCGGGCACCACCTCGCAGCCCGCGCTGTCCTCGGTGGTCGCCGCCACCGACCACACCGACCGCGCCACCGGGCTGGACCTGCGCGCGGTGTGCGACCTGGAGCCGTACTGGGAGTCGGTGCGCAAGATCTACCTGCCCTTCGAGGCGGGCCTGGCCGCGCCGACGGGGCGGGTGTACCGGCACGAGATCCCCGGCGGTCAGCTGTCGAACCTGCGCACCCAGGCCGTCGCGCTCGGCCTCGGCGACAAGTTCGAAGAGATCGAGGCCATGTACGAGGCCGCGGACCGCATCCTCGGCAGGCTGGTGAAGGTCACGCCGTCCTCCAAGGTCGTCGGTGACCTGGCGCTGCACCTGGTCGGGGCCGGGGTCGACCCCGCCGACTTCGAGGCGGAGCCGCGCCGGTTCGACATCCCCGACTCGGTCATCGGCTTCCTGCAGGGCGAGCTGGGCGAACCGCCGGCGGGCTGGCCGGAGCCGTTCCGCACCCGGGCGCTGGAAGGGCGCACGGGGGAGCGCGCGCTGGCCGAGCTCACCGCGGAGGACCGCACCGGGCTCGTGGAGGACCGGCGCGCCACCCTCAACCGGCTGCTGTTCGCCAAGCCGACCAAGGAGTTCACCGAGCACCGCGAGGCCTACGGGGACACCTCGCTGCTGCGCAGCAAGGACTTCTTCTACGGGCTGCGCCCCGGCGAGGAGTACTCCGTGGACCTCGACCAGGGCGTGCGGCTGCTCATCGGCCTGGAGGCGATCAGCGAGGCCGACGAGCGCGGCATGCGCACGGTGATGGCGATCCTGAACGGGCAGCTGCGCCCCATCCAGGTGCGGGACCGCTCGGTGGCCACGGACCTGCCGGTGGCGGAGAAGGCGGACCGCGGCAGCCCCGGCCACGTGCCCTCGCCGTTCGCGGGTGTCGTCACGCTCGCGGTGGCCGAGGGCGACGAGGTGAGCTCCGGGCAGACCGTCGCGACCATCGAGGCGATGAAGATGGAGGCCGCGATCACCGCTCCGCAGGCGGGCCGGGTCAAGCGGCTGGCCATCGGCAAGGTGCAGCAGGTGGAAGGCGGCGACCTGATCATCGAGATCGGCTGA